One Drosophila virilis strain 15010-1051.87 chromosome 5, Dvir_AGI_RSII-ME, whole genome shotgun sequence DNA window includes the following coding sequences:
- the LOC116651029 gene encoding uncharacterized protein, translated as MKYLTLALWLICWLVQAQAFAVGDLPTFTGVCALQGDWCSTRCQIAGGRDGICNKAQLCLCRPL; from the exons ATGAAATACTTGACTCTGGCTTTGTGGTTAATCTGCTGGCTAGTCCAGGCCCAAGCAT TTGCAGTTGGCGACTTGCCGACATTTACGGGCGTCTGCGCCCTGCAGGGCGACTGGTGCTCCACCAGATGCCAAATAGCCGGCGGGCGTGATGGCATTTGCAACAAGGCGCAGCTCTGCCTGTGCAGGCCACTCTAG
- the Mur2B gene encoding mucin-2 isoform X2, with the protein MTNCIWLLALVVAINARSLHVPHGYGGGLPPPPPPPPHLLPNPYYAQPYGYPPAPAYGYGYQPQPLLYSPPGSYYDSMYGIRKPLPGGGNPVAVDYNNRCSRNYVGIKPHPDQQQYYYVCRPNCVIFSKCPNLEKFSSSTGRCVERVHPDYPPICRKEGRFPYHHDCKIYYKCDERLMPHLYSCPSGTIFSPPASKCIPGDECPSTEISNSGSYIPENCELKFPECTAEGTFRSPKDCALYYTCKLQASGNYLQTRFKCPGSNSFDQQRKICRPHREVDCGAYPPISDLGPYAPMTPYYPYVSEADFDTAPEKKVPEQPEAGALSTESKVGNIREPEETVVVILPKTTTTTTVATPPKYQGYPSYPSYPSYPSYLSYPNYNYGDPHFESEALVKENQELESPSTGSPEAPTTTPSPTIKSTKAPTMTHEAAFKSMIQKKIVILPTKCPTNEKPTTEAPNTTSTKTITTPKSTTKNNPTTTRKPTTTTPKPSTSTARPTTTSPKPTTANTPTTPKLTNTTPKQTTTGTMTTTPKVTTTTRQPTTKSTTKVTTARPSTTTSQLTTTRGPTTLKTTITTKQTTTNLPATTPKITTTSATTKTSQPTTTRAPTTLITTEPTPTKITTKPTTITTSKLTTASKATTTSKRSTLTSKPTATSNPTTTGKPITTTPKPTTSTATTARPTTPKPTTTSTTKPPTSGTHSTTFKPTTSTSKPTTTSASTTISSIPTTSKPTATPKPTTTSSATATSKPTTTAGQTATSTPTSSTTPKPITNSPTTTLKPITTTSKPTTARQTATSTPATPKSTTGRPQTTPKPITTTPKPTSGNPTTLKPITTTPKPTTARQTATSTPATPKSTTGSPITTPKPITTTPNPTSGNPTTLKPITTTPKPTTARQTATSTPATPKSTTGRPQTTPKPITTTPKPTSGNPTTLKPITTTPKPTTARQTATSTPATPKSTTGSPTTTPKPITTTPNPTSGNPTTLKPITTTPKPTTARQTATSTPATPKSTTGRPQTTPKPITTTPKPTSGNPTTLKPITTTLKPTTATQTATSTPATPKSTTGSPQTTPKPITTTPKPTSGNPTTLKPITTTLKPTTARQTATSTPATPKSTTGTPQTTPKPITTTPKPTSGNPTTLKPITTTAKPTSGTATTPKPATSTSKPTTVTSTTTLKPRTTRKPTSATPKPTTTAGQTATSPPTTLTTPNPNSGTPTTAKPATETPKPTSGTSTTPKPASTTPTPTTVTSPTTPKPNTTPKLTTTSNPTTISNPTTATGGQTATSTPTTSTTPKPTNSPTTTAKPATTTQKPSTGTATTPKPVSTSSKPSSDTPTTQKPATSTPKPTSSNPTTARPTTTTPKLSSDTPTTTRPVTTTPKPTSSTATSPKPATTTTKSTTISTASSTTPTPTTTTPKPTASIATTAKPTTQPPTPSTRTTSGQDTTKLPPCATEEYTTDDTDTEKVPELILKVYEPIDVKVVFCPRNCDEQHDHKYDPADNYKSNCTSGCDTPNPKTNHSVDLWWKPLKLSDTAGFQTIT; encoded by the exons ATGACGAACTGCATCTGGCTGCTGGCCCTTGTGGTCGCGATCAATGCCCGCTCGCTGCACGTACCGCATGGATACGGTGGTGGcttgccaccgccgccgccgcctccaccTCATCTGCTGCCCAATCCCTACTATGCACAGCCGTACGGCTATCCACCTGCGCCGGCCTATGGCTATGGCTATCAGCCGCAGCCGCTCCTCTACAGTCCGCCCGGCAGCTACTATGACAGCATGTACGGCATACGCAAGCCCCTGCCCGGCGGTGGCAATCCCGTAGCTGTGGACTAT AACAATCGCTGCTCGAGAAATTACGTGGGCATCAAGCCGCATCCGGATCAGCAGCAATACTATTATGTCTGTCGGCCCAACTGTGTGATCTTTAGCAAATGCCCCAACCTGGAG AAATTCAGCTCGAGTACAGGTCGTTGCGTGGAGCGCGTGCATCCCGATTATCCGCCCATTTGCCGGAAGGAGGGTCGCTTCCCCTACCACCATGACTGCAAGATCTATTACAAGTGCGACGAGCGTTTGATGCCACATTTATACAGCTGCCCCTCTGGCACCATATTCTCACCACCGGCGAGCAAATGCATACCCGGCGATGAGTGTCCTTCGACGGAGATCTCCAACAGCGGCAGCTATATACCAGAGAACTGTGAGCTCAAGTTTCCCGAGTGCACAGCTGAGGGCACCTTTAGATCTCCCAAGGACTGTGCCTTGTACTACACCTGCAAGCTGCAGGCCAGCGGAAACTATTTGCAAACACGTTTCAA ATGTCctggcagcaacagcttcGATCAGCAACGCAAAATTTGCCGACCACATCGTGAAGTCGACTGCGGCGCCTATCCTCCCATCTCAGACCTTGGACCCTACGCTCCAATGACACCCTACTATCCGTATGTCTCCGAGGCGGACTTTGACACCGCGCCAGAGAAAAAAGTGCCAGAGCAGCCAGAAGCCGGCGCTTTGTCCACGGAATCTAAAGTGGGCAACATTCGGGAGCCTGAAGAAaccgttgttgttattctgcccaagacgacaacgacaacaacagttgcGACTCCTCCTAAATATCAAGGCTATCCGTCTTATCCTTCGTATCCCTCTTACCCCTCGTATCTCTCTTACCCCAACTATAACTATGGCGACCCGCATTTTGAGTCCGAAGCACTTGTCAAGGAGAATCAAGAGTTGGAATCACCG TCAACCGGTTCTCCTGAAGCTCCGACCACAACTCCGAGCCCAACCATCAAAAGTACAAAAGCCCCGACGATGACACATGAAGCTGCCTTCAAAAGTATGATCcagaaaaaaattgttatactGCCAACGAAATGCCCAACCAACGAGAAACCGACCACTGAGGCACCTAATACCACCAGCACAAAGACAATTACAACTCCCaagtcaacaacaaaaaacaatccCACAACAACCAGAAAACCAACAACTACGACTCCAAAGCCTTCAACTTCTACAGCTagaccaacaacaacttcaCCTAAGCCCACAACAGCCAATACTCCCACAACTCCGAAGCTAACCAATACAACTCctaagcaaacaacaactggcACAATGACAACAACTCCGAAAGTCACTACTACAACTCGTCAACCTACAAcaaaaagcacaacaaaagtAACAACTGCTAGACCAAGTACAACAACTTCTCAGTTAACAACAACTAGAGGCCCCACAACTCTAAAAACAACCATAACAACTAAACAAACAACGACTAACTTACCTGCAACAACTCCTAAAATAACAACTACTAGCGCAACTACAAAAACTTCtcagccaacaacaactagagCTCCAACAACTCTGATAACAACTGAACCAACACCAACCAAAATAACTACAAAACCAACTACGATAACAACTTCTAAGCTGACAACAGCTAGCAAGGCAACAACGACATCAAAACGTTCCACTTTAACTTCTAAACCAACAGCAACTAGCAATCCCACAACAACTGGGAAACCAATAACTACGACTCCGAAGCCGACAACTtctacagcaacaacggctAGACCAACAACAcccaaaccaacaacaactagcaCTACCAAACCACCCACATCTGGCACACATTCAACAACATTTAAACCAACAACTTCAACTTccaagccaacaacaactagcGCTTCGACAACAATATCAAGCATCCCCACGACTTCGAAGCCAACCGCAACGCCCAAGCCGACAACAACTAGTAGTGCGACAGCCACCTctaagccaacaacaactgctggacaaacagcaacaagcactccaacatcatcaacaacTCCTAAACCAATCACTAATAGCCCCACAACAACGCTGAAACCAATCACTACAACTTCTAAACCAACAACTGCCAGGCAAACGGCCACAAGCACTCCAGCAACTCCTAAGTCAACAACAGGTAGACCCCAAACGACTCCTAAGCCAATAACTACAACTCCTAAACCAACATCTGGCAACCCCACGACTCTGAAACCAATCACTACAACTCCGAAACCAACAACTGCCAGGCAAACGGCCACAAGCACTCCAGCAACTCCTAAATCAACAACAGGCAGTCCCATAACGACGCCTAAGCCAATAACTACAACTCCTAACCCAACTTCTGGCAACCCCACGACTCTAAAACCAATCACTACAACTCCGAAACCAACAACTGCCAGGCAAACGGCCACAAGCACTCCAGCAACTCCTAAGTCAACAACAGGTAGACCCCAAACGACTCCTAAGCCAATAACTACAACTCCTAAACCAACATCTGGCAACCCCACGACTCTGAAACCAATCACTACAACTCCGAAACCAACAACTGCCAGGCAAACGGCCACAAGCACTCCAGCAACTCCTAAATCAACAACAGGCAGTCCCACAACGACGCCTAAGCCAATAACTACAACTCCTAACCCAACTTCTGGCAACCCCACGACTCTAAAACCAATCACTACAACTCCGAAACCAACAACTGCCAGGCAAACGGCCACAAGCACTCCAGCAACTCCTAAGTCAACAACAGGTAGACCCCAAACGACTCCTAAGCCAATAACTACAACTCCTAAACCAACATCTGGCAACCCCACGACTCTGAAACCAATCACTACAACTCTTAAGCCAACAACTGCCACGCAAACGGCCACAAGCACTCCAGCAACTCCTAAATCAACAACAGGCAGTCCCCAAACGACTCCTAAGCCAATAACTACAACTCCTAAACCAACATCTGGCAACCCCACGACTCTGAAACCAATCACTACAACTCTTAAGCCAACAACTGCCAGGCAAACGGCCACAAGCACTCCAGCAACTCCTAAATCAACAACAGGCACTCCCCAAACGACTCCTAAGCCAATAACTACAACTCCTAAACCAACATCTGGCAACCCCACGACTCTGAAACCAATTACTACAACTGCTAAACCAACCTCTGGCACCGCTACGACTCCGAAACCAGCCACTTCAACTTCTAAGCCAACCACTGTGACATCCACAACCACGCTGAAACCACGCACGACCCGTAAGCCGACATCAGCAACCCctaagccaacaacaactgctggACAAACAGCCACAAGCCCTCCTACAACATTAACAACTCCTAATCCAAACTCTGGCACGCCCACGACTGCAAAACCAGCCACTGAAACTCCTAAACCAACTTCTGGCACCTCCACGACTCCGAAACCAGCCAGTACAACTCCTACACCAACCACTGTAACATCCCCAACCACTCCGAAGCCAAACACAACCCCCAAGCTGACAACAACTAGCAATCCGACAACAATTAGCAATccgacaacagcaactggtGGACAAACGGCAACAAGCACtccaacaacatcaacaactcCTAAGCCAACTAATAGCCCCACAACGACTGCGAAACCAGCCACTACAACTCAAAAGCCATCCACTGGCACTGCCACGACTCCGAAACCAGTCAGTACATCTTCTAAACCATCTTCTGACACCCCCACAACTCAGAAACCAGCAACTTCAACTCCTAAACCCACCTCTTCCAACCCCACGACTGCGAGACCAACCACCACAACTCCTAAATTATCCTCTGACACCCCCACAACTACGAGACCAGTCACGACAACTCCTAAACCAACGTCTAGCACGGCCACGTCGCCGAAACCAGCCACTACAACTACCAAGTCAACAACAATTAGCACTGCAAGTTCTACAACTCCGACACCAACCACCACAACTCCGAAACCAACAGCTTCGATAGCGACAACAGCCAAACCTACCACCCAGCCGCCAACACCAAGCACAAGGACAACTTCCGGCCAGGACACCACCAAACTGCCACCTTGTGCGACTGAAG AGTATACGACGGACGACACAGACACGGAGAAGGTACCCGAACTCATACTGAAGGTATATGAGCCCATCGATGTGAAGGTCGTCTTCTGTCCCCGAAATTGCGATGAACAACACGATCATAAATATG ACCCAGCTGATAATTATAAGTCGAATTGTACGAGCGGTTGTGATACGCCCAATCCTAAAACCAATCACAGCGTAGATTTATGGTGGAAGCCGCTTAAGCTCAGCGACACGGCTGGTTTCCAGACAATAACATAG
- the Mur2B gene encoding mucin-2 isoform X1 — MTNCIWLLALVVAINARSLHVPHGYGGGLPPPPPPPPHLLPNPYYAQPYGYPPAPAYGYGYQPQPLLYSPPGSYYDSMYGIRKPLPGGGNPVAVDYNNRCSRNYVGIKPHPDQQQYYYVCRPNCVIFSKCPNLEKFSSSTGRCVERVHPDYPPICRKEGRFPYHHDCKIYYKCDERLMPHLYSCPSGTIFSPPASKCIPGDECPSTEISNSGSYIPENCELKFPECTAEGTFRSPKDCALYYTCKLQASGNYLQTRFKCPGSNSFDQQRKICRPHREVDCGAYPPISDLGPYAPMTPYYPYVSEADFDTAPEKKVPEQPEAGALSTESKVGNIREPEETVVVILPKTTTTTTVATPPKYQGYPSYPSYPSYPSYLSYPNYNYGDPHFESEALVKENQELESPSTGSPEAPTTTPSPTIKSTKAPTMTHEAAFKSMIQKKIVILPTKCPTNEKPTTEAPNTTSTKTITTPKSTTKNNPTTTRKPTTTTPKPSTSTARPTTTSPKPTTANTPTTPKLTNTTPKQTTTGTMTTTPKVTTTTRQPTTKSTTKVTTARPSTTTSQLTTTRGPTTLKTTITTKQTTTNLPATTPKITTTSATTKTSQPTTTRAPTTLITTEPTPTKITTKPTTITTSKLTTASKATTTSKRSTLTSKPTATSNPTTTGKPITTTPKPTTSTATTARPTTPKPTTTSTTKPPTSGTHSTTFKPTTSTSKPTTTSASTTISSIPTTSKPTATPKPTTTSSATATSKPTTTAGQTATSTPTSSTTPKPITNSPTTTLKPITTTSKPTTARQTATSTPATPKSTTGRPQTTPKPITTTPKPTSGNPTTLKPITTTPKPTTARQTATSTPATPKSTTGSPITTPKPITTTPNPTSGNPTTLKPITTTPKPTTARQTATSTPATPKSTTGRPQTTPKPITTTPKPTSGNPTTLKPITTTPKPTTARQTATSTPATPKSTTGSPTTTPKPITTTPNPTSGNPTTLKPITTTPKPTTARQTATSTPATPKSTTGRPQTTPKPITTTPKPTSGNPTTLKPITTTLKPTTATQTATSTPATPKSTTGSPQTTPKPITTTPKPTSGNPTTLKPITTTLKPTTARQTATSTPATPKSTTGTPQTTPKPITTTPKPTSGNPTTLKPITTTAKPTSGTATTPKPATSTSKPTTVTSTTTLKPRTTRKPTSATPKPTTTAGQTATSPPTTLTTPNPNSGTPTTAKPATETPKPTSGTSTTPKPASTTPTPTTVTSPTTPKPNTTPKLTTTSNPTTISNPTTATGGQTATSTPTTSTTPKPTNSPTTTAKPATTTQKPSTGTATTPKPVSTSSKPSSDTPTTQKPATSTPKPTSSNPTTARPTTTTPKLSSDTPTTTRPVTTTPKPTSSTATSPKPATTTTKSTTISTASSTTPTPTTTTPKPTASIATTAKPTTQPPTPSTRTTSGQDTTKLPPCATEDTNTCTPQQQKQQLNNINKSSRNLLIGESEPQSSQLSKNLVSSEISLDYMNDEAVPEVEGHVESTTAKWTTERPLKKPSTMSSLAAAHILQKLFKVISTTTAAPITRVTFAQMARHNLATSKPFIAESLRQSIKQLAANKSESTKPTNSSKDPADSEYYDSEYDTDELENVLDKDNLKNAKLSVAKTPTIATTTTTISTIGTSSVESTTRAMPIRTNAVMDLLETSSSVPVPAIVNASISKANLTDNADYSDNYVDSDYANDEPLPELDLNAHKNTLIQLLKQKLILGSTTAAPSSSTIPSSRVPDVATEKLSANEIAGTTREVSAPKSLLMSLLRQKLSRMALVKKATEQMATSSTSAPATKSTARSTTTSSSNANGSSNSEYYDDEDYDYVNDAEGTAAAINQDALRPATAKRHSIHPSLSLHAQKPGQASPQVSGDGLTSEAKTPQVKIFASKTQSVPLPKAAFLRQSANEVSERSKHKSKSEADDTKTRTTNTRREIQQSLPNNSTNTTIKPTTTTTTTTSTTTIAPTRSSTHSTAAAAATRQEILTVNKKPWLLQAQNQSVHLAPLQMASHNPVTHTNRSLLEYTTDDTDTEKVPELILKVYEPIDVKVVFCPRNCDEQHDHKYDPADNYKSNCTSGCDTPNPKTNHSVDLWWKPLKLSDTAGFQTIT, encoded by the exons ATGACGAACTGCATCTGGCTGCTGGCCCTTGTGGTCGCGATCAATGCCCGCTCGCTGCACGTACCGCATGGATACGGTGGTGGcttgccaccgccgccgccgcctccaccTCATCTGCTGCCCAATCCCTACTATGCACAGCCGTACGGCTATCCACCTGCGCCGGCCTATGGCTATGGCTATCAGCCGCAGCCGCTCCTCTACAGTCCGCCCGGCAGCTACTATGACAGCATGTACGGCATACGCAAGCCCCTGCCCGGCGGTGGCAATCCCGTAGCTGTGGACTAT AACAATCGCTGCTCGAGAAATTACGTGGGCATCAAGCCGCATCCGGATCAGCAGCAATACTATTATGTCTGTCGGCCCAACTGTGTGATCTTTAGCAAATGCCCCAACCTGGAG AAATTCAGCTCGAGTACAGGTCGTTGCGTGGAGCGCGTGCATCCCGATTATCCGCCCATTTGCCGGAAGGAGGGTCGCTTCCCCTACCACCATGACTGCAAGATCTATTACAAGTGCGACGAGCGTTTGATGCCACATTTATACAGCTGCCCCTCTGGCACCATATTCTCACCACCGGCGAGCAAATGCATACCCGGCGATGAGTGTCCTTCGACGGAGATCTCCAACAGCGGCAGCTATATACCAGAGAACTGTGAGCTCAAGTTTCCCGAGTGCACAGCTGAGGGCACCTTTAGATCTCCCAAGGACTGTGCCTTGTACTACACCTGCAAGCTGCAGGCCAGCGGAAACTATTTGCAAACACGTTTCAA ATGTCctggcagcaacagcttcGATCAGCAACGCAAAATTTGCCGACCACATCGTGAAGTCGACTGCGGCGCCTATCCTCCCATCTCAGACCTTGGACCCTACGCTCCAATGACACCCTACTATCCGTATGTCTCCGAGGCGGACTTTGACACCGCGCCAGAGAAAAAAGTGCCAGAGCAGCCAGAAGCCGGCGCTTTGTCCACGGAATCTAAAGTGGGCAACATTCGGGAGCCTGAAGAAaccgttgttgttattctgcccaagacgacaacgacaacaacagttgcGACTCCTCCTAAATATCAAGGCTATCCGTCTTATCCTTCGTATCCCTCTTACCCCTCGTATCTCTCTTACCCCAACTATAACTATGGCGACCCGCATTTTGAGTCCGAAGCACTTGTCAAGGAGAATCAAGAGTTGGAATCACCG TCAACCGGTTCTCCTGAAGCTCCGACCACAACTCCGAGCCCAACCATCAAAAGTACAAAAGCCCCGACGATGACACATGAAGCTGCCTTCAAAAGTATGATCcagaaaaaaattgttatactGCCAACGAAATGCCCAACCAACGAGAAACCGACCACTGAGGCACCTAATACCACCAGCACAAAGACAATTACAACTCCCaagtcaacaacaaaaaacaatccCACAACAACCAGAAAACCAACAACTACGACTCCAAAGCCTTCAACTTCTACAGCTagaccaacaacaacttcaCCTAAGCCCACAACAGCCAATACTCCCACAACTCCGAAGCTAACCAATACAACTCctaagcaaacaacaactggcACAATGACAACAACTCCGAAAGTCACTACTACAACTCGTCAACCTACAAcaaaaagcacaacaaaagtAACAACTGCTAGACCAAGTACAACAACTTCTCAGTTAACAACAACTAGAGGCCCCACAACTCTAAAAACAACCATAACAACTAAACAAACAACGACTAACTTACCTGCAACAACTCCTAAAATAACAACTACTAGCGCAACTACAAAAACTTCtcagccaacaacaactagagCTCCAACAACTCTGATAACAACTGAACCAACACCAACCAAAATAACTACAAAACCAACTACGATAACAACTTCTAAGCTGACAACAGCTAGCAAGGCAACAACGACATCAAAACGTTCCACTTTAACTTCTAAACCAACAGCAACTAGCAATCCCACAACAACTGGGAAACCAATAACTACGACTCCGAAGCCGACAACTtctacagcaacaacggctAGACCAACAACAcccaaaccaacaacaactagcaCTACCAAACCACCCACATCTGGCACACATTCAACAACATTTAAACCAACAACTTCAACTTccaagccaacaacaactagcGCTTCGACAACAATATCAAGCATCCCCACGACTTCGAAGCCAACCGCAACGCCCAAGCCGACAACAACTAGTAGTGCGACAGCCACCTctaagccaacaacaactgctggacaaacagcaacaagcactccaacatcatcaacaacTCCTAAACCAATCACTAATAGCCCCACAACAACGCTGAAACCAATCACTACAACTTCTAAACCAACAACTGCCAGGCAAACGGCCACAAGCACTCCAGCAACTCCTAAGTCAACAACAGGTAGACCCCAAACGACTCCTAAGCCAATAACTACAACTCCTAAACCAACATCTGGCAACCCCACGACTCTGAAACCAATCACTACAACTCCGAAACCAACAACTGCCAGGCAAACGGCCACAAGCACTCCAGCAACTCCTAAATCAACAACAGGCAGTCCCATAACGACGCCTAAGCCAATAACTACAACTCCTAACCCAACTTCTGGCAACCCCACGACTCTAAAACCAATCACTACAACTCCGAAACCAACAACTGCCAGGCAAACGGCCACAAGCACTCCAGCAACTCCTAAGTCAACAACAGGTAGACCCCAAACGACTCCTAAGCCAATAACTACAACTCCTAAACCAACATCTGGCAACCCCACGACTCTGAAACCAATCACTACAACTCCGAAACCAACAACTGCCAGGCAAACGGCCACAAGCACTCCAGCAACTCCTAAATCAACAACAGGCAGTCCCACAACGACGCCTAAGCCAATAACTACAACTCCTAACCCAACTTCTGGCAACCCCACGACTCTAAAACCAATCACTACAACTCCGAAACCAACAACTGCCAGGCAAACGGCCACAAGCACTCCAGCAACTCCTAAGTCAACAACAGGTAGACCCCAAACGACTCCTAAGCCAATAACTACAACTCCTAAACCAACATCTGGCAACCCCACGACTCTGAAACCAATCACTACAACTCTTAAGCCAACAACTGCCACGCAAACGGCCACAAGCACTCCAGCAACTCCTAAATCAACAACAGGCAGTCCCCAAACGACTCCTAAGCCAATAACTACAACTCCTAAACCAACATCTGGCAACCCCACGACTCTGAAACCAATCACTACAACTCTTAAGCCAACAACTGCCAGGCAAACGGCCACAAGCACTCCAGCAACTCCTAAATCAACAACAGGCACTCCCCAAACGACTCCTAAGCCAATAACTACAACTCCTAAACCAACATCTGGCAACCCCACGACTCTGAAACCAATTACTACAACTGCTAAACCAACCTCTGGCACCGCTACGACTCCGAAACCAGCCACTTCAACTTCTAAGCCAACCACTGTGACATCCACAACCACGCTGAAACCACGCACGACCCGTAAGCCGACATCAGCAACCCctaagccaacaacaactgctggACAAACAGCCACAAGCCCTCCTACAACATTAACAACTCCTAATCCAAACTCTGGCACGCCCACGACTGCAAAACCAGCCACTGAAACTCCTAAACCAACTTCTGGCACCTCCACGACTCCGAAACCAGCCAGTACAACTCCTACACCAACCACTGTAACATCCCCAACCACTCCGAAGCCAAACACAACCCCCAAGCTGACAACAACTAGCAATCCGACAACAATTAGCAATccgacaacagcaactggtGGACAAACGGCAACAAGCACtccaacaacatcaacaactcCTAAGCCAACTAATAGCCCCACAACGACTGCGAAACCAGCCACTACAACTCAAAAGCCATCCACTGGCACTGCCACGACTCCGAAACCAGTCAGTACATCTTCTAAACCATCTTCTGACACCCCCACAACTCAGAAACCAGCAACTTCAACTCCTAAACCCACCTCTTCCAACCCCACGACTGCGAGACCAACCACCACAACTCCTAAATTATCCTCTGACACCCCCACAACTACGAGACCAGTCACGACAACTCCTAAACCAACGTCTAGCACGGCCACGTCGCCGAAACCAGCCACTACAACTACCAAGTCAACAACAATTAGCACTGCAAGTTCTACAACTCCGACACCAACCACCACAACTCCGAAACCAACAGCTTCGATAGCGACAACAGCCAAACCTACCACCCAGCCGCCAACACCAAGCACAAGGACAACTTCCGGCCAGGACACCACCAAACTGCCACCTTGTGCGACTGAAG atacaaacacatgcacaccacaacaacaaaaacaacaactaaacaacataaacaaatcgaGCAGAAATCTGTTGATCGGAGAAAGTGAGCCACAATCCTCGCAGCTGTCAAAAAATTTAGTTTCTAGCGAGATTAGCCTAGATTATATGAACGATGAGGCCGTGCCGGAAGTGGAAGGGCATGTTGAGAGCACCACAGCCAAGTGGACAACGGAGCGACCACTAAAGAAACCGTCAACAATGTCCAGCTTGGCCGCGGCACACATACTCCAAAAGCTATTCAAGGTGATATCCACAACAACCGCAGCGCCAATAACCAGAGTCACGTTTGCACAGATGGCCAGGCATAATCTGGCCACATCCAAGCCATTCATAGCCGAGTCGCTGAGGCAGTCCATCAAGCAACTGGCGGCGAACAAGAGCGAATCAACAAAGCCAACAAATTCCAGCAAAGATCCCGCAGATTCCGAGTACTACGATAGCGAATATGATACGGATGAGCTGGAGAATGTGCTCGATAAAGATAATCTGAAGAATGCCAAGCTATCTGTTGCCAAGACGCCAACaatcgcaacaacaacgactacGATATCGACAATTGGCACAAGCTCAGTTGAGAGCACAACCAGAGCCATGCCCATTCGCACAAATGCTGTCATGGATCTGCTGGAAACCAGCTCCAGCGTGCCTGTGCCGGCCATAGTCAATGCCAGCATCTCCAAGGCAAATCTGACTGACAATGCCGACTACTCCGACAATTATGTGGATTCGGACTATGCCAATGATGAGCCCCTCCCTGAGCTAGATCTGAATGCCCACAAGAACACGCTAATTCAACTGCTCAAGCAAAAGCTAATCTTGGGAAGCACTACCGCtgcgcccagcagcagcacgatACCCAGCTCCAGAGTTCCCGACGTGGCTACCGAAAAGCTTTCTGCTAATGAAATTGCAGGTACGACCAGAGAGGTAAGTGCGCCTAAGAGCTTATTAATGAGTCTGCTGAGGCAGAAGCTAAGCCGCATGGCACTGGTCAAAAAGGCCACAGAGCAAATGGCAACAAGCAGCACCTCAGCACCAGCCACGAAGAGCACAGCGCGGAGCACAACGACCAGCAGCTCGAATGCAAACGGTAGCAGCAACTCGGAATACTATGATGATGAGGATTACGACTATGTTAACGATGCGGAGGGCACGGCGGCAGCAATTAATCAGGATGCACTTAGACCAGCAACAGCCAAGCGGCACTCCATACACCCATCGCTTAGTTTGCACGCACAGAAGCCGGGCCAAGCGTCGCCCCAGGTAAGCGGCGACGGGTTAACGAGCGAGGCCAAGACGCCACaagtaaaaatatttgcatccaAGACACAAAGTGTCCCGCTGCCGAAAGCCGCATTTCTTAGGCAATCGGCCAATGAGGTTAGCGAAAGGTCAAAGCATAAATCAAAGAGTGAGGCAGACGACACCAAGACACGCACTACAAACACACGCAGAGAAATACAGCAGTCGCTACCAAACAACAgcacaaatacaacaataaaaccaactacaacaacaacaacaacaacaagcaccaCAACAATAGCTCCAACCAGAAGCAGCACACactcaacagcagctgcagcagccactCGCCAAGAGATCCTCACGGTGAACAAAAAGCCGTGGCTGCTGCAAGCCCAGAATCAAAGTGTACACCTAGCGCCGCTACAAATGGCCAGCCATAACCCAGTGACTCATACGAATCGTTCATTATTAGAGTATACGACGGACGACACAGACACGGAGAAGGTACCCGAACTCATACTGAAGGTATATGAGCCCATCGATGTGAAGGTCGTCTTCTGTCCCCGAAATTGCGATGAACAACACGATCATAAATATG ACCCAGCTGATAATTATAAGTCGAATTGTACGAGCGGTTGTGATACGCCCAATCCTAAAACCAATCACAGCGTAGATTTATGGTGGAAGCCGCTTAAGCTCAGCGACACGGCTGGTTTCCAGACAATAACATAG